From Methylomonas sp. EFPC3, a single genomic window includes:
- a CDS encoding mechanosensitive ion channel domain-containing protein: MNLNFLLHSLFFLLMLLAGDAFSAAAAPATAIKAVTRADIQQRVQSIKDKQNLAEEIKNRILAAYRESDDNLSEAEAQDAQADSFKQALSLYPVVAKQIAGQIAEAENNLKNRKAEKLALFPTDELEQRLIIEKTRLSDLDAEISRIEAQIGELNSRPQLIREKIAEIKNKQASSLQEQQSLVARAADSLYEREARQIQLDTRIRLLNSSLKTLELENISSPLRLQVEKDRMHLASLQRELEALTIADLDNFLLDRRQQQIDKEQAELAQAEKEAESKHPLIRAATKQNMQYNRKLQDINKNMEQYLLQKTEIDTRGKQLEKDFQSAEQKINLAGLSPALGNLLREQRRNVPQRKQFAHLNDDIQAQIALASLEMFKLDEAKKELADVNQVLLDQIGQLPAETDDAEKLRIRTELRMLLNDRKDLVMRLAASYNDYGRLLGDVDFSLQQMLGVADKFSAYLDQRLLWVPSAPVIDKHYLKDIISSLTWFLNPGNWLRVAADFAESIANYPMLALVGLGIVVLHWRFRLNLKLKLGRLLVKNPIGHSFGEILSGMGYLMLLSLYGGLLMAWIGGVLLLNARADFFSHAFAEGMVVTAVSLFVVQFFFRLFKPGGIAETLFHWPEHATSLLYGQMKWARFLLLPAVFIMSMTGSDLFSEHSYALGRSALIAMMLTFSYVFHRLTQPQTGLGRYFYQHSEGWVSRLRYVWYAIAVLTPLAIIGFAVAGYFQSALELEQKLIDSLRLVFFVSLFQALVLRWLRNTERRLALQNARQKRKQTEQAAAATGAEPAIPLEDELLDISKINQQGHKFLTTITGVLLVVGAWLIWSDILPAFSVFDQIVLWQHAQIVEGKEALQPITLINLLLCLLYIGLAFLFVGNFPTLVDLATAGKFAMTAGGRYALIQLVRYSLVSIAFLAVANELGGSWSQVQWLVAALSVGLGFGLQEIFANMVSGIILLFERPIRVGDTVTVGDVTGRVSRIQMRATHIVDWDRKELVVPNKTFITDQLINWTLSDTVTRVVVPVSVSYGSDIELVEQILSEAVKNTEQVLADPEPVISFVGFGESALEFKVNVFVRELSDRAVATHKLHIQIYEALQAHHIEIPYPQRDVHIRSVAKGVLNEGGASY; this comes from the coding sequence ATGAACTTGAATTTTTTGCTGCATAGCCTGTTTTTTTTATTGATGTTGTTGGCGGGCGATGCCTTTTCGGCCGCAGCTGCGCCGGCTACGGCCATCAAAGCCGTGACCCGGGCCGATATTCAGCAGCGGGTGCAATCGATCAAGGACAAGCAAAATCTGGCCGAAGAGATCAAGAACCGGATTTTGGCCGCCTACCGTGAAAGCGACGACAATTTGAGCGAGGCCGAAGCTCAGGATGCCCAAGCCGATTCCTTCAAGCAGGCGTTGAGTTTGTATCCGGTCGTTGCCAAACAAATCGCCGGCCAGATTGCCGAAGCGGAAAACAACTTAAAAAATCGCAAAGCGGAAAAGTTGGCGCTATTTCCGACCGACGAACTGGAGCAGCGCTTAATTATCGAAAAGACCCGTCTCAGCGATCTGGATGCCGAAATCAGCCGGATCGAAGCGCAAATCGGCGAACTAAATAGCCGGCCGCAACTGATTCGGGAAAAAATTGCCGAAATCAAAAACAAGCAGGCATCCAGTTTACAGGAGCAACAAAGTTTGGTCGCGCGCGCCGCCGACAGTCTCTACGAGCGCGAAGCCCGCCAAATCCAACTGGATACCCGGATTCGCCTGTTGAACAGCAGTTTGAAAACGCTGGAGCTGGAAAACATCAGCAGCCCGCTCCGGTTGCAGGTCGAAAAGGACCGGATGCATCTGGCGTCGTTGCAACGGGAGTTGGAAGCTCTGACCATTGCCGATCTGGATAATTTTTTATTGGATCGGCGCCAGCAGCAAATTGACAAGGAGCAGGCCGAATTGGCGCAGGCGGAGAAAGAAGCGGAAAGCAAGCATCCGCTGATTAGAGCTGCAACCAAGCAGAACATGCAATACAACCGCAAGCTGCAGGACATTAACAAAAACATGGAGCAGTACCTGCTGCAAAAAACCGAGATCGATACCCGCGGCAAACAACTGGAAAAAGACTTTCAAAGCGCCGAGCAAAAAATCAATCTCGCCGGTTTGAGTCCGGCCTTGGGCAACCTGCTGCGCGAACAGCGTCGTAACGTGCCGCAGCGAAAGCAGTTTGCCCATTTGAACGACGATATCCAGGCGCAAATTGCGCTGGCGAGTTTGGAAATGTTCAAACTGGATGAGGCGAAGAAAGAGTTGGCCGATGTCAATCAAGTGTTACTGGATCAAATCGGCCAATTGCCGGCGGAGACGGACGACGCGGAGAAATTGCGGATTCGTACCGAATTGCGCATGTTGTTGAACGACCGCAAAGATCTGGTGATGCGGCTGGCCGCCAGTTATAACGACTACGGCCGCTTACTCGGCGACGTCGATTTCAGTTTGCAACAAATGCTGGGCGTGGCCGACAAATTCAGTGCCTATCTCGACCAGCGCTTGCTGTGGGTGCCCAGCGCGCCGGTGATCGACAAGCATTATTTGAAGGATATTATCTCGTCGTTGACCTGGTTTCTGAATCCGGGCAATTGGCTGCGGGTGGCCGCCGATTTTGCCGAGAGCATCGCGAATTATCCGATGTTAGCGCTGGTCGGTTTGGGGATAGTGGTCCTGCATTGGCGTTTTCGCTTGAATCTTAAACTCAAGCTGGGGCGCTTGCTGGTCAAAAATCCGATAGGCCATAGTTTCGGCGAGATTCTATCCGGCATGGGATATTTGATGCTGTTGTCTTTATACGGCGGATTATTAATGGCCTGGATCGGCGGCGTATTGTTATTGAACGCCCGCGCCGATTTTTTCAGCCACGCCTTCGCCGAGGGGATGGTCGTTACAGCCGTATCGTTGTTTGTCGTACAATTTTTCTTTCGCCTGTTCAAACCCGGCGGTATCGCCGAAACCCTTTTCCATTGGCCGGAGCATGCCACCAGTCTGCTTTACGGCCAAATGAAATGGGCCCGGTTTTTGTTGCTGCCAGCCGTATTCATTATGTCGATGACCGGGAGCGACTTGTTTTCCGAACACAGCTATGCCTTGGGGCGTAGCGCGCTGATTGCGATGATGCTGACCTTCAGCTACGTCTTTCACCGTTTGACGCAGCCGCAAACCGGACTGGGTCGCTATTTTTACCAACACTCGGAAGGTTGGGTCAGTCGGTTGCGTTACGTCTGGTATGCGATTGCGGTACTGACGCCGCTGGCGATTATCGGCTTCGCGGTGGCTGGCTATTTCCAAAGTGCGTTGGAGTTGGAACAAAAGCTGATCGACAGTCTGCGATTGGTGTTTTTCGTCTCCTTGTTCCAGGCCTTGGTGTTACGTTGGTTGCGAAATACCGAGCGGCGCCTGGCGCTGCAAAATGCCCGCCAAAAGCGCAAACAGACCGAACAGGCGGCAGCCGCGACCGGCGCCGAGCCGGCGATTCCGTTGGAAGATGAATTGTTGGACATCTCCAAAATCAACCAGCAGGGCCATAAATTTTTGACCACGATAACCGGCGTGTTGCTCGTGGTTGGTGCCTGGCTGATCTGGAGCGATATCCTGCCGGCATTTTCGGTATTCGACCAAATCGTGTTGTGGCAGCACGCCCAAATCGTCGAGGGCAAGGAGGCACTGCAGCCGATCACGTTGATCAATCTCCTGCTGTGTTTGCTGTATATCGGACTGGCGTTTTTGTTCGTCGGCAATTTTCCAACCTTGGTCGACTTGGCTACGGCCGGTAAATTCGCCATGACCGCCGGCGGCCGTTACGCCCTGATTCAGTTGGTGCGTTACAGTTTGGTTTCGATTGCCTTTTTGGCTGTCGCCAACGAGCTTGGCGGCAGCTGGTCGCAAGTGCAATGGTTGGTGGCGGCGCTCAGCGTGGGTTTGGGTTTCGGTTTGCAGGAGATCTTCGCCAATATGGTGTCGGGTATTATCCTGTTGTTCGAACGGCCAATTCGGGTCGGCGATACCGTTACCGTGGGCGACGTTACCGGCCGGGTCAGCCGGATTCAAATGCGGGCCACCCACATCGTCGATTGGGACCGCAAGGAGTTGGTGGTGCCGAATAAGACCTTCATTACCGACCAGCTGATCAACTGGACCTTGTCCGATACCGTAACCCGGGTGGTGGTACCGGTCAGCGTATCCTACGGCTCCGATATCGAGTTGGTGGAACAGATCCTGAGCGAAGCGGTAAAAAACACCGAACAAGTTCTGGCCGATCCGGAACCGGTGATCAGTTTCGTCGGTTTCGGCGAAAGCGCATTGGAATTCAAAGTCAATGTGTTCGTGCGCGAGCTGAGCGACCGGGCCGTCGCTACCCACAAATTGCATATTCAGATCTACGAAGCGTTACAGGCCCACCATATCGAAATCCCGTATCCGCAACGCGACGTGCATATCCGGTCGGTCGCGAAAGGCGTGTTGAACGAGGGCGGTGCCAGCTATTAG
- the nrdR gene encoding transcriptional regulator NrdR: MRCPFCAAQDTRVIDTRLADDGDQVKRRRECVACKERFTTFEVVELTLPRIIKRSGARQSFDEQKLRAGMQRALEKRPVQVDAVEAALSRIKKALTAKGEREIPARELGEMVMNELKALDHVAFVRFASVYRSFQDVSDFTAVIENLQKHDA; the protein is encoded by the coding sequence ATGCGTTGTCCGTTTTGCGCTGCACAAGACACGCGGGTGATCGACACCCGTCTGGCCGACGACGGCGACCAAGTCAAGCGTCGGCGGGAGTGCGTGGCCTGCAAAGAGCGTTTTACCACGTTCGAAGTGGTCGAATTGACCCTGCCGCGGATTATCAAACGTAGCGGCGCCCGGCAAAGTTTCGACGAACAAAAACTGCGGGCGGGCATGCAACGGGCGCTGGAAAAACGGCCGGTGCAGGTCGATGCCGTCGAAGCCGCGTTGAGCCGGATCAAAAAGGCGCTGACGGCTAAGGGTGAGCGGGAAATCCCGGCGCGCGAGCTGGGCGAGATGGTGATGAACGAACTGAAAGCGCTGGATCACGTGGCTTTCGTGCGTTTCGCCTCGGTTTACCGCAGTTTCCAGGATGTGTCCGATTTCACCGCTGTGATCGAAAATCTGCAGAAGCATGACGCCTAG
- the ribD gene encoding bifunctional diaminohydroxyphosphoribosylaminopyrimidine deaminase/5-amino-6-(5-phosphoribosylamino)uracil reductase RibD, translating into MTPSQDAAFMARALKLAQNGLYTTDPNPHVGCVLVKHGEIIAEGWTQRAGYAHAEVDALSRAGDARGATAYVTLEPCSHQGKTGPCTEALIAAGVTRVVAAMQDPNPLVSGRGLQQLAAAGVEAVCGVLQSEAENLNRGFFKRMSQGLPWIRSKLAMSLDGRTAMAGGESQWITSPLSRQDVQRWRAASSAVLTGIDTVLADDPSLSARVDFDVVQPVKVVLDSHLRMPLAARMLQDSAEVWIVTSSSDSVKRQRLLDAGYKVFQVDATAGGTDLHQVCRLLAERQINTVWIEAGATLNGALLNSGLVDEWLIYMAPCVLGDSGRGLFRMPELQRLQDKKKLTLAEVRQVGPDLRLLYRPQTISD; encoded by the coding sequence ATGACGCCTAGCCAAGACGCCGCCTTTATGGCACGGGCTTTGAAACTGGCGCAAAACGGCCTTTACACGACCGATCCCAATCCCCACGTCGGTTGCGTCTTGGTCAAACATGGCGAAATCATTGCCGAGGGTTGGACCCAGCGCGCCGGTTACGCTCATGCCGAAGTCGACGCGTTGAGTCGGGCCGGTGACGCCCGCGGCGCCACGGCCTACGTCACGCTGGAACCTTGCAGTCATCAAGGCAAGACCGGGCCCTGCACCGAGGCATTGATTGCAGCAGGTGTGACACGGGTGGTCGCCGCGATGCAAGATCCGAATCCGCTGGTATCCGGCCGTGGCTTGCAGCAGCTTGCTGCGGCCGGGGTCGAAGCGGTTTGCGGTGTGTTGCAAAGCGAAGCGGAAAATTTGAACCGCGGCTTTTTCAAACGGATGAGCCAAGGTTTGCCATGGATTCGCAGCAAGTTGGCCATGAGTCTGGACGGGCGCACAGCGATGGCCGGCGGAGAAAGCCAGTGGATCACCTCTCCGCTGTCGCGGCAGGATGTCCAACGTTGGCGAGCCGCCAGCAGCGCGGTTTTGACCGGAATCGACACGGTGTTGGCAGACGATCCTTCATTGAGCGCGCGAGTCGATTTCGATGTGGTCCAGCCTGTGAAAGTGGTGCTGGACAGCCATTTGCGCATGCCGCTCGCTGCGCGGATGTTGCAGGATTCTGCGGAAGTCTGGATCGTCACTTCCAGCAGCGATTCGGTAAAACGACAGCGTCTGCTGGATGCCGGCTACAAGGTGTTTCAGGTCGATGCGACAGCCGGAGGAACCGATTTGCACCAGGTCTGCAGATTGCTGGCAGAGCGGCAGATCAACACGGTCTGGATCGAGGCTGGCGCGACCTTGAACGGCGCTTTGTTGAATAGCGGCCTGGTCGACGAGTGGTTGATTTATATGGCGCCATGCGTTTTGGGCGACAGCGGACGCGGCCTGTTCCGGATGCCGGAGTTGCAGCGCCTGCAAGATAAGAAAAAACTTACTTTGGCGGAAGTGCGGCAAGTAGGCCCGGATTTACGGTTGCTGTACCGCCCGCAAACAATTTCCGATTAG
- a CDS encoding riboflavin synthase produces MFTGIVLAVGQIAAVQPRGGDCRLSIETGKLSLQDCALGDSIAVNGVCLTAVELAEHRFSADVSNETLSRTTLSQAKPGMPVNLELALTPSSRLGGHIVSGHVDGIGQILEKRADGRSWRFKFKAPDPLAKYIAEKGSICIDGISLTVNSVDGATFAVNIVPHTLQETTLGQAEVGDRVNLEVDLLARYLERLMQGDAAARGRGTITEALLYDAGFIK; encoded by the coding sequence ATGTTTACCGGAATTGTTTTAGCCGTCGGCCAGATCGCGGCCGTTCAACCCAGGGGCGGAGATTGCCGCTTGAGTATCGAAACCGGCAAACTGTCGCTGCAAGACTGCGCGCTCGGCGACAGCATTGCTGTCAACGGCGTCTGTCTGACCGCGGTCGAATTGGCCGAGCATCGCTTCAGTGCCGACGTATCTAACGAGACCTTGTCGCGCACGACCTTAAGCCAGGCCAAACCGGGTATGCCGGTCAATCTGGAGTTGGCGCTGACTCCAAGCAGCCGGTTGGGCGGGCATATCGTCAGTGGCCATGTCGACGGTATCGGCCAAATACTGGAAAAACGCGCCGACGGCCGTTCCTGGCGCTTCAAGTTTAAAGCGCCGGACCCACTGGCCAAATACATCGCGGAAAAAGGTTCGATTTGCATCGACGGCATCAGCCTGACGGTCAACAGCGTCGACGGCGCCACCTTTGCCGTAAATATCGTGCCGCACACTTTGCAGGAAACCACGCTCGGCCAGGCCGAAGTAGGCGACCGGGTCAATCTGGAAGTCGATCTGTTGGCCCGCTATCTGGAACGCCTGATGCAAGGCGATGCTGCGGCCCGCGGCCGGGGGACCATTACCGAGGCGCTACTTTACGATGCAGGCTTTATCAAATGA
- the ribBA gene encoding bifunctional 3,4-dihydroxy-2-butanone-4-phosphate synthase/GTP cyclohydrolase II, whose protein sequence is MNSIEEIIGDLRQGKMVIIMDDEDRENEGDLLMAAEFVRPEDINFMAKYGRGLICLTLTRERCQQLRLPLMVNDNRTPYTTNFTVSIEAAAGVTTGISAADRALTVQAAVAKQAQPSDLVQPGHIFPLMAQAGGVLNRAGHTEAGCDLARLAGVEPAAVIVEILNDDGSMARRPDLEAFAERHNLKIGTIADLIHYRIKHENTLERISECAYPTEFGDFRLYAYQDCNDDNVHLALVMGDVAGDEPVLVRVHARNVIDDLLFSKRSDCSLPVREALKNIAEAGRGVLVLIRQKENNKDLVELIHSYQMQDHGVKHSRDLSADADWRTTGAGSRILSDLGVRRLKVMGAQKKYIGLSGFDLEVVEHIDAGN, encoded by the coding sequence ATGAACAGCATAGAAGAAATCATCGGCGATCTGCGCCAAGGCAAGATGGTCATCATCATGGACGATGAAGATCGCGAAAACGAAGGCGATTTGTTGATGGCGGCCGAATTCGTCCGCCCGGAAGACATCAATTTCATGGCTAAGTACGGTCGCGGCCTGATTTGTTTGACCTTGACCCGCGAACGTTGCCAGCAACTGCGGCTGCCGCTGATGGTCAACGACAACCGCACCCCCTATACCACCAATTTCACCGTGTCGATCGAGGCGGCCGCGGGCGTTACCACCGGCATTTCTGCGGCGGACCGGGCGTTGACGGTGCAAGCCGCCGTTGCCAAACAGGCTCAGCCCAGCGATTTGGTCCAGCCGGGCCATATTTTTCCGCTGATGGCGCAGGCCGGCGGCGTGCTGAACCGGGCCGGGCATACCGAAGCCGGTTGCGATCTGGCCCGCTTGGCCGGTGTCGAGCCGGCCGCGGTAATCGTTGAAATTCTGAACGACGACGGCTCTATGGCCCGCCGTCCCGACTTGGAGGCGTTCGCCGAACGCCATAATCTGAAAATCGGCACGATTGCCGATTTGATCCATTACCGGATCAAGCACGAGAACACGTTGGAACGCATCAGCGAATGCGCCTATCCGACCGAGTTCGGCGATTTTCGGTTATATGCCTACCAGGATTGTAACGACGACAACGTCCATCTGGCTTTGGTCATGGGCGATGTGGCCGGCGACGAGCCGGTTTTGGTGCGAGTGCATGCGCGTAACGTGATCGACGATTTGCTGTTCTCCAAACGCAGCGATTGCAGTCTGCCGGTGCGGGAAGCGCTGAAAAATATTGCCGAGGCCGGCCGCGGCGTGCTGGTGCTGATCCGGCAGAAAGAAAATAACAAGGATCTGGTCGAATTGATCCATAGCTACCAAATGCAGGACCACGGCGTCAAACACAGTCGCGATCTCAGCGCCGACGCCGATTGGCGCACCACCGGCGCCGGCTCGCGGATTTTGTCCGATCTGGGTGTGCGCCGGCTCAAGGTGATGGGCGCGCAAAAAAAATACATCGGCTTGTCCGGTTTCGATCTGGAAGTGGTCGAACATATCGATGCCGGCAATTGA
- the ribE gene encoding 6,7-dimethyl-8-ribityllumazine synthase, producing the protein MATVTTVEGNFSAQGGKFCLVSSRFNSFIVEQLEGGAIDALVRHGADRNDITLVKAPGAFELPMVVQRIAASKKYDAIIALGAVIRGGTPHFEYVAGECVKGIAQVALQHDIPVAFGVLTVDSIEQAIERAGTKAGNKGAEAALSAIEMVSLFKALNANQGN; encoded by the coding sequence ATGGCAACAGTCACTACCGTAGAAGGCAATTTTTCCGCGCAAGGCGGCAAGTTTTGTCTCGTCTCTTCGCGCTTCAACAGCTTTATCGTCGAACAATTGGAAGGCGGCGCGATCGATGCATTGGTCCGCCACGGTGCCGACCGCAACGATATAACGCTGGTCAAGGCGCCGGGCGCCTTCGAATTGCCCATGGTGGTGCAACGCATCGCCGCCAGTAAAAAGTACGATGCGATCATCGCCTTGGGCGCTGTGATTCGCGGTGGCACGCCGCACTTCGAATACGTGGCCGGCGAATGCGTCAAAGGCATTGCTCAAGTCGCATTGCAACACGATATTCCGGTTGCATTCGGTGTGTTGACGGTCGACAGCATCGAGCAGGCGATCGAACGCGCCGGCACCAAAGCCGGCAACAAAGGCGCCGAGGCCGCTCTGTCCGCGATCGAAATGGTCAGCCTGTTCAAGGCCCTGAACGCCAACCAGGGCAATTAA
- the nusB gene encoding transcription antitermination factor NusB, with amino-acid sequence MSQAKTNARKCAVQALYQWQMSGDSLTRIETYFLEEEHLKGAQKTYFSELFHGVPKQLDVIDAALAEFVDRPVEKIDPVERAILRIGAYELINRLETPYKVIINEGVNLAKDFGADGSHKYVNGILDKVAQKQRAMEIAAKQRHKTGD; translated from the coding sequence ATGAGCCAGGCAAAAACCAACGCCAGAAAATGTGCGGTGCAGGCCTTGTACCAATGGCAGATGTCGGGCGACAGTCTGACCCGGATCGAGACCTATTTTCTGGAAGAAGAACATTTGAAAGGCGCCCAGAAAACTTATTTCAGCGAACTGTTCCACGGCGTGCCGAAACAACTGGACGTGATCGACGCCGCATTGGCCGAATTCGTCGACCGGCCGGTGGAGAAAATCGATCCGGTGGAGCGGGCGATTCTGCGCATCGGTGCCTATGAATTGATCAACCGTCTGGAAACCCCGTACAAGGTCATCATCAACGAGGGCGTCAATCTGGCCAAGGATTTCGGCGCCGACGGCAGCCACAAATACGTCAACGGTATTCTGGATAAAGTGGCGCAGAAGCAGCGCGCAATGGAAATCGCCGCCAAACAACGCCACAAAACCGGCGACTGA
- the thiL gene encoding thiamine-phosphate kinase, translating to MALGEFDLIRRFFVGSALQHPFNQLGIGDDCALLNLPETYQIAVTADTMVENVHFFADVDPNALGHKVLAVNLSDLAAMGAEPFAVTLALTLPQVDESWLQAFADGFLALARQYRVDLVGGDTTSGPLSLTVQAMGAVPRGQALLRSGARPGDLIFVSGPIGDAGLGLKIKQGLPVFDNEQPLQRFDRPLPRIETGLALRGVASACIDISDGLAADLGHILQQSGVGAVLDWDKLPLSTAVGEYIATSSDWTLPLSAGDDYELCFTVPAPLAAKVPAGCSCVGVVESEPGLRIRRAGRIEHFQARGYEHFV from the coding sequence ATGGCGCTGGGCGAATTCGACCTGATCCGGCGCTTCTTTGTTGGATCGGCGCTGCAACATCCGTTCAATCAACTCGGCATCGGCGATGATTGCGCCTTACTGAATCTGCCGGAAACCTACCAGATCGCCGTGACCGCCGACACCATGGTCGAAAACGTGCATTTTTTTGCCGATGTCGATCCGAATGCCTTGGGGCATAAAGTCTTGGCGGTAAACCTCAGCGATTTGGCGGCGATGGGCGCCGAGCCGTTCGCGGTGACGCTGGCGTTGACCTTGCCGCAAGTCGACGAATCCTGGTTGCAAGCTTTTGCCGATGGTTTTCTGGCCCTGGCTCGGCAATATCGGGTGGATCTGGTCGGTGGCGACACCACCTCCGGACCGCTGAGCTTGACGGTACAGGCCATGGGTGCAGTGCCGCGCGGCCAGGCCTTGTTGCGTTCCGGCGCCAGGCCCGGCGACTTGATTTTCGTCAGCGGCCCCATCGGCGATGCCGGCTTGGGACTCAAGATCAAACAAGGTTTGCCGGTCTTCGATAACGAACAACCTTTGCAAAGGTTCGACCGGCCGCTACCGCGAATCGAGACCGGTCTGGCGTTGCGCGGCGTCGCCAGCGCCTGCATCGATATTTCGGACGGCTTGGCTGCCGACCTGGGCCATATTCTGCAGCAAAGCGGCGTCGGTGCGGTGCTCGATTGGGACAAACTGCCGTTGTCGACTGCGGTGGGCGAGTATATCGCAACCAGTTCGGACTGGACGTTGCCGTTGAGCGCTGGTGACGACTATGAACTGTGCTTCACGGTGCCGGCGCCATTGGCGGCAAAGGTACCGGCCGGCTGCAGTTGTGTCGGCGTCGTCGAGTCCGAGCCCGGTCTGCGGATTCGTCGGGCAGGGCGCATTGAACATTTTCAGGCCAGGGGTTATGAACATTTTGTTTAG
- a CDS encoding phosphatidylglycerophosphatase A: MNILFRDHYGNSQLSTRQILQDPELFLAFGFGAGLFRFMPGTFGTAAAIPLYWGLAQTGNVVYLVATLAAIALGVRLCDRAAAKLQVHDFGGIVWDEIAGFLVTMLGVALSWQSLLVGFVLFRLLDILKPWPIKWLDRNVDGGLGIMLDDIAAGAIACLILHYWF, translated from the coding sequence ATGAACATTTTGTTTAGGGATCATTACGGCAATAGCCAACTCAGCACCCGGCAAATTCTGCAAGATCCTGAATTGTTTCTCGCATTCGGTTTCGGTGCCGGTCTATTCCGTTTCATGCCGGGCACATTCGGTACCGCCGCCGCCATTCCGCTGTATTGGGGCTTGGCTCAAACCGGGAATGTGGTTTATTTAGTGGCGACGCTAGCCGCGATTGCGCTGGGAGTGAGGCTTTGCGATCGTGCCGCCGCCAAGCTGCAAGTACATGATTTCGGCGGCATCGTCTGGGACGAAATCGCCGGTTTCTTGGTGACCATGCTCGGCGTTGCTTTATCCTGGCAGAGTTTGTTGGTCGGATTCGTCCTGTTCAGGCTGTTGGATATCCTGAAGCCTTGGCCGATCAAATGGTTAGATCGAAACGTCGACGGCGGTCTCGGCATCATGCTTGACGATATCGCCGCCGGCGCGATTGCCTGTCTGATTTTACATTACTGGTTTTAG
- a CDS encoding heme-binding protein, protein MNSKLVLAATVAALLNTGNAFADWDFGGKGIGAACKGLPSHAALKAALNQAVSTESSGLNLHMWATIVNRDGVVCAVAYSGGNRAAQWPASRVISAQKANTANSLSLDSTSASAGSGRQLGLALSTANLYSAVQPGGSLFGLQESNPVNAEVAYGGNSGLYGTPVDPMVGKKIGGVNVFGGGLGLYATGQALIGGIGLSGDTSCADHNIAWRVRNNLGLDHLQGVNGVSGDGQRPDNIVYDIGADGKSAGGFGHPTCINVSNPSELPAVIP, encoded by the coding sequence ATGAATTCGAAGTTAGTACTTGCGGCGACTGTCGCCGCCCTGTTGAATACGGGTAACGCATTCGCAGATTGGGATTTTGGCGGCAAAGGTATTGGCGCAGCTTGTAAAGGCTTGCCCAGCCACGCTGCGTTAAAAGCTGCCTTGAATCAGGCCGTCAGCACCGAAAGCAGCGGTTTGAATCTGCATATGTGGGCCACTATCGTCAACCGAGACGGTGTGGTTTGTGCCGTGGCTTATTCCGGTGGCAACCGAGCCGCGCAATGGCCTGCCAGTCGGGTGATTTCGGCCCAAAAAGCCAATACTGCCAATTCCTTGAGCCTGGATTCTACCTCGGCTTCGGCCGGCTCGGGCAGACAGTTGGGGCTGGCGTTGTCGACCGCAAATTTATACTCTGCGGTGCAGCCTGGTGGTAGTCTGTTTGGACTACAGGAAAGTAATCCGGTGAATGCGGAAGTGGCTTATGGCGGTAACTCAGGCCTTTACGGCACGCCGGTCGACCCGATGGTCGGCAAAAAAATCGGCGGTGTCAATGTGTTTGGCGGCGGTCTTGGTTTATATGCGACCGGACAAGCCTTGATTGGCGGTATCGGTTTGAGCGGCGACACATCGTGTGCCGACCACAATATCGCTTGGCGAGTCAGAAACAATTTAGGTTTGGATCACCTTCAGGGCGTAAACGGCGTCAGTGGCGATGGGCAGCGCCCGGATAATATCGTTTACGACATCGGGGCCGACGGTAAGAGCGCCGGTGGCTTTGGTCATCCGACTTGTATAAACGTCTCTAACCCTTCGGAATTGCCGGCCGTCATTCCATAG